TATCGATGCCGCAACGGCGAGTGCAAAATCCACCGATTATTTTGCACGCCACCTACCGCTGCAGACTGGTTATCCGTTAAACTCCTTCGCAAATGCCCGCCATTGAGCCCCGCATCTTGACCGTTGTTTCCCGAAAGTTCGGGCAAAATACCTACATTGCTTGGCTGGACAGCCGAAAAGATTGCCTGGTGATCGACCCCGGCTTAGAACCCAAGAGGATTATTGAGGCAATTGAGCAGTACGAGCTTACGCCAGGGGCCATGCTTATTACCCACGGCCACAGCGACCACATTGGTGGCAATGCGGCGATGAAACGCCGTTGGCCGGATTGCCCTATCGTTATCGGAACTCACGAGGCGGACAAACTGACCAATCCGAAGGCGAATTTATCGGAAAAGTACGGCAAACCGATAATTAGTCCCGCGGCAGATCGCTTGGTAAATGAAGGCGATGTAATCGAGTACGCCGGCTTTGATCTGGAAGTATGTGAAATTCCCGGGCATTCTTCAGGCCACGTCGTTTACATTTGGACTTCTAATGATCCGCGAATTGTTTTTGGCGGCGACGTATTGTTTGCCGGCGCCATTGGCCGGACCGATTTTCCCGACGGCGATTACGACCAGTTGGCCTTGGGAATTCGGGAAAAACTATTTACTCTGCCCGATAACACTTTAGTTCTTTCTGGTCACGGTCCTGTGACCACCATCGGCAAAGAAAAGCGGACTAACCCGTTTGTGAAGCCGCTATGAAGCGGCAGAGAAATTTCCGCCATTTGTTTTACGCGTAGTCGCTGCTAGGCATTTGCCGAATTGCCGACATGTGTTTGCTTCACCTCTCCGCTTGCGCCCTCGGCGCTTAATATAGCCGGAAATTCCAGTGTGAACCGGCTGCCGCGGCCTTCTTCGCTATCAACGACAATCCGGCCGCCGTGTTCTTTAATAATTTTCTGACTTACCGGCAGCCCCAGCCCGGTGCCGCGAGCACCTTTGTCGGACACAAAAACTTGGAAGATCTTGGGTAATTGCTCAGCTAGAATGCCCACGCCGTTGTCGGCAACGATTACTTGCACGAGGCATTGGTCCGGCAGATAGTGTGTCGAAACATCAACCCGGCCGTTTGATTGATCATCGCAAGCGTCCAGGGCATTGGTGACGACATTCAGCACCGCCCGATGGATGGCGTCGTGATCGAATTGAATTTGCGGCATTTGAATATCTGGCTTCCAGTCCAGCGCAACATGGAACTCAGCGGCGCGCGATTGCATAAGCTCCATGACGTCGGCCACAACGTCATTTAGCTGGGATAATTCAAATTCCGGCTCGCGTTCTTTGCTGAACGTAAGCATGTCCATCACCATCGTCGAAATTTTGTTTTGGTTTTTCTCAACGATGTGCCAGCCTTTGCGGACGACATCTTCATCGTGATCGCCTAAACCCATTTCGATTAAGTAACTACCGCCGCGAATCCCCTGCAAAATGTTTTTAATATGATGCGACAGCATTGCGATGGTTTGCCCAATCGCCGCTAGTCGTTCCGCTTGCACCATCGCGGAATAATACATGGTATCTTCCACCGCCAGCGCCGCTTGATGACCGATGGCAACCATTAGCTTCAAATGCTCTTCCCGAAAGCGGCGGGGAGCATTGGCAATCACTTTGTGGGCCGGAGTTAGCGTGTCGATATAAATGACGCCTACGACGTCATACCGTCCCTGCATGGGCACGCAAATAGCTTCACGAACGCCTTGCTGCAAAATACTGGCTGCGGTATCCCAACGTTGATCTTCGCGCGCATCGCTGGTGAGGACACCTTCTTTATTCTGCAGAACGTAGTCGAGAATCGTTTGGCTGATATTCATTTGCTCGTCCGCCTCGGTGCGCTGCCGATCACGCCGCACTTTGGGCACAAGCTGTTTGGTCTCGGGCTCAAGGAGCATGATACAGCCGCGGTCGGCCTCCACCCATTCGAAAATCAACTGCATGATACGACTGAGCAGTTGATCTATATTCAACGTGTGGCTCACGGCAAGCGCCGTATGATACATCACTTGCAAGTTGCTGCGGGCCCGCGCGAGCCAGGGGTTTTCGGCTGCATCGATCGATGGGGTCCACAGCACGCTGCCCTCCTGCTGTGGCAGCGATTGCACAATGCGTGAGCCGGCGCTGGATTGGGCAGAACTGACAATGTGCACACGTTGGCCAATGTTTTGTGGTCCGCTATCGCCCGGACCTGTAAACAGCATGACGGTGCAGCCAATTTGCACTTGATCGCCGCTGGCAAGTTCTTTTTGATCAACCCGTTGGTTGTTGACAAACGTACCGTTAGAGCTGCCCAAGTCGGCCAACAGAAATTTTTCCCCCTCGCAGCGAATTTCAGCGTGGCGGCGCGAGACCTCGGTATCGTGCAGCTGAACACGGTTGCCGGCCTCGCGACCGACAAATAGAGCGCCACCACCGGCGTCTAAATCGAAGCGAACGCCTTGATCAGGGCCCTGAATAATGAACAGCGAAGCCACAACTGCTTTTTGCCAATAGGAAAGAACCGCGATGAGGGCGCGAGCAATTAAATACGAAGCTCGTGCAAAATTATGCTGCTGCGCGGCCACACCGCTGCCGCAGCAGTAACTCTTCTATTCTAAGAATTAGCGGCTTGAAGTGATAGGGTTTGGCTACGAACTCGCTGCCAGACGTGCCCGAGATTGATGGCAAATTACCGAGAAGCAGCAGCGTGCTACCGTCATTTTCCGCAATCGAAGCGAATTCTTCCGCCGTCTCGCTGCCTGTCGGGCAGCAGTCCAGATCGAGCAGAACTAAATCGGGCTGGTGTAGCCGGGCCATCGCTAACCCAGCGGCAGCGTGCGTGGCTTCCAGCACCCGGAACCCACGTCGCTCCAGAGCAGTGCGCAACACCTCGCGCGATTCGTCGAAGCCATCGACAACCAGCACGGTAGAATGGGGGATCAACGACATGTTCCCTACACTTTCTTAATTTGGCTGGATCGCCAAGGGATGGGGAAGATAGCCACCTGGCTGCAAGATGTCAAATGCGAGTTGTTCAAATTGTAAAAATGTCAAAAATCAATCGCTGCGGTATACTAAAAGCGATGCAATGTTTCTCATCTGCTCATGGAGACTTCTGATGCTTGCGGAATTAAAGAAATTCGGCCGTCGTCATGTTTTGATCGTCCGGTCATTGCCGCTGGTGGCAATTGCCTGGGCGGGCATGGCGGCATTGTGGCAGGCGAATGCCGAAGAAACCACCGAGGCAGTGGCCAATGCACGGTTGGCTCGAACAGTAATTTATCTGTCGTCCGATGAGCTGGAAGGGCGCGGGCTGGGAAGCAAGGGACTCGATTTAGCGGCCGATTACATCGCCGGACAGTTCCACGAAATCGGTTTGAAAATAGACTTGTACGATGGGATGCCATTTCAAAAATTCAAGGCTCCCAGCACTTCGCCGCATGGAGTCAAACCGCCAACTGCCGGCGATAACAGCGACCGTAGCGGAAATTCAACCAATTCTGCAGGGAACAAATCTGACGCCAACGGCATACCGCAGCCAGCCGAAACGAAACGGATCGATGCCAAAAACGTCGTTGCTGTATTGGAAGGCGAGGGACCGCACTCCGACGAAACCATTGTTATTGGCGCGCATTACGATCACCTGGGCCGTGGCGAGCCTGGTTCGTTGGAGCCGGAATCGCACGAAATACATCACGGGGCCGACGATAATGCTTCCGGCGTCGCGGCCATGCTGGAAGTTGCCAGACAACTGGAAGCTCGGGAAAAGAAGCTGCCCCGCCGAATTGTGTTTATTGCCTTCACCGGCGAGGAGCGCGGACTGTACGGCAGCGCCCATTACGTGAAAGACCCATTGGTGCCACTGGAAAAAACCGTCGCCATGCTGAACCTGGACATGGTGGGCCGGCTGACCGATGACAAGCTGATTGTCTACGGCACTGGCACGGCAACTCAATGGGACGATTTACTGACTCGGCTGAACGAAAAGCACGGCTTCCAAATAACTCGCCACCCGGAAGGTTTTGGGCCGAGCGATCATTCGTCGTTTTATGCAAAGCAAATTCCTGTATTGTTCTTTTTTACCGGCACACACAAAGAATATCACCGACCCAGCGATACGTTCGACAAAATTAATGTCGATGGCATGCGCCGTGTGGCTGCGCTCGTAGCCGACGCCGCCGTGGCCGTTGCCGAAAATGATGCTCGGCCTGCATACAAGGAAGTGGGCGGGCAATCGCAATTCGCCAAAAGCGGCGACCGGCCATACTTCGGCAGCATTCCCGATTTCTCGCAGGACCAACCCGGTTATGCGTTGATGGGCGTTTCCAAAGGTGGCCCGGCCGAGGTGGTCGGAATTAAAGGCGGCGACATTATTCTGCGCTTGGGTGACTACATAATCGGCAATTTGGAAGATTTTGACACGGCATTGCGCAAGTTCAAGGCTGGTGACCACGTGACCGTGCTGATCAAGCGCAACGGCGAAGAGAAAAAGTTCGATGTCACCCTTGAGCCCCCGAGATAGTCATCGGCTAGCAGCGAGCTAATCGTTCTCTAACTGCGCACAAATAGTGCGAACTCTGTAATCGATTGCTTACTTTTTGATCGCAAGAAGTTCACAGCAGTTTAGTGGCCATCTCATCGCTTGCTAGCGCGCCGCTAATAAGCGCCCCCTATAACGCTGCTATCCCAAAGGAGCAGGAAGAGGCCGCTTGTAAGGAATCCTTCGCGCGAGCGATCGATTCTGAACATTGTTTCGATTGCAAAGCACATCGTCACAACTTGCTCACTTGAGGAGAACGCCAATGAAATGTTTGTGGAATCGTTTTTTCAGAGCTGTGGTCATCGTTGGATTTCTGATCTTTGCAGAACATGAAGTGCGGGCCACGCCGTTTACGCAGGGCGATTTAGCGATTTACCAGGCGGATGCCTCGGCCAATAATTCCACATTTTCGATTGTGGAAATTAACACAACCACGGCCAATCAAACTGCGGTGCAAACAATTTCCATCAACGGCACCACAACTCCGAACGAGTTG
The sequence above is drawn from the Pirellulales bacterium genome and encodes:
- a CDS encoding M20/M25/M40 family metallo-hydrolase; this translates as MLAELKKFGRRHVLIVRSLPLVAIAWAGMAALWQANAEETTEAVANARLARTVIYLSSDELEGRGLGSKGLDLAADYIAGQFHEIGLKIDLYDGMPFQKFKAPSTSPHGVKPPTAGDNSDRSGNSTNSAGNKSDANGIPQPAETKRIDAKNVVAVLEGEGPHSDETIVIGAHYDHLGRGEPGSLEPESHEIHHGADDNASGVAAMLEVARQLEAREKKLPRRIVFIAFTGEERGLYGSAHYVKDPLVPLEKTVAMLNLDMVGRLTDDKLIVYGTGTATQWDDLLTRLNEKHGFQITRHPEGFGPSDHSSFYAKQIPVLFFFTGTHKEYHRPSDTFDKINVDGMRRVAALVADAAVAVAENDARPAYKEVGGQSQFAKSGDRPYFGSIPDFSQDQPGYALMGVSKGGPAEVVGIKGGDIILRLGDYIIGNLEDFDTALRKFKAGDHVTVLIKRNGEEKKFDVTLEPPR
- a CDS encoding ATP-binding protein, encoding MAAQQHNFARASYLIARALIAVLSYWQKAVVASLFIIQGPDQGVRFDLDAGGGALFVGREAGNRVQLHDTEVSRRHAEIRCEGEKFLLADLGSSNGTFVNNQRVDQKELASGDQVQIGCTVMLFTGPGDSGPQNIGQRVHIVSSAQSSAGSRIVQSLPQQEGSVLWTPSIDAAENPWLARARSNLQVMYHTALAVSHTLNIDQLLSRIMQLIFEWVEADRGCIMLLEPETKQLVPKVRRDRQRTEADEQMNISQTILDYVLQNKEGVLTSDAREDQRWDTAASILQQGVREAICVPMQGRYDVVGVIYIDTLTPAHKVIANAPRRFREEHLKLMVAIGHQAALAVEDTMYYSAMVQAERLAAIGQTIAMLSHHIKNILQGIRGGSYLIEMGLGDHDEDVVRKGWHIVEKNQNKISTMVMDMLTFSKEREPEFELSQLNDVVADVMELMQSRAAEFHVALDWKPDIQMPQIQFDHDAIHRAVLNVVTNALDACDDQSNGRVDVSTHYLPDQCLVQVIVADNGVGILAEQLPKIFQVFVSDKGARGTGLGLPVSQKIIKEHGGRIVVDSEEGRGSRFTLEFPAILSAEGASGEVKQTHVGNSANA
- a CDS encoding MBL fold metallo-hydrolase, which gives rise to MPAIEPRILTVVSRKFGQNTYIAWLDSRKDCLVIDPGLEPKRIIEAIEQYELTPGAMLITHGHSDHIGGNAAMKRRWPDCPIVIGTHEADKLTNPKANLSEKYGKPIISPAADRLVNEGDVIEYAGFDLEVCEIPGHSSGHVVYIWTSNDPRIVFGGDVLFAGAIGRTDFPDGDYDQLALGIREKLFTLPDNTLVLSGHGPVTTIGKEKRTNPFVKPL
- a CDS encoding response regulator; the encoded protein is MSLIPHSTVLVVDGFDESREVLRTALERRGFRVLEATHAAAGLAMARLHQPDLVLLDLDCCPTGSETAEEFASIAENDGSTLLLLGNLPSISGTSGSEFVAKPYHFKPLILRIEELLLRQRCGRAAA